From a region of the Tursiops truncatus isolate mTurTru1 chromosome 2, mTurTru1.mat.Y, whole genome shotgun sequence genome:
- the LOC117311013 gene encoding interferon alpha-inducible protein 27-like protein 2 isoform X2 has product MITLAVGAVPVVLGAMGFTGAGIAASSLAAKMMSAAAIANGGGVAAGSLVATLQSVGAAGLSTSSNILLGSVGSAFGALLGGAKAAPSSSPPGGPRAEGDQPGENVPQVEPPKLPLDSEKHEK; this is encoded by the exons CCCTGGCCGTGGGGGCTGTGCCCGTGGTGCTGGGCGCCATGGGCTTCACCGGGGCAGGAATCGCAGCTTCCTCCTTAGCGGCCAAGATGATGTCAGCGGCCGCCATTGCCAATGGGGGCGGAGTTGCCGCCGGCAGCCTGGTGGCCACTCTCCAGTCCGTGG GGGCAGCTGGACTCTCCACATCATCCAACATCCTCCTGGGCTCCGTCGGATCAGCTTTTGGGGCTTTGCTTGGAGGTGCAAAAGCGgcaccttcttcctctcctccaggtGGACCCAGAGCTGAAGGGGACCAGCCAGGAGAAAACGTACCCCAAGTCGAACCTCCAAAACTCCCACTCGATTCCGAGAAGCATGAGAAATAA
- the LOC117311013 gene encoding interferon alpha-inducible protein 27-like protein 2 isoform X1, with the protein MIKRAAAAAIGGALAVGAVPVVLGAMGFTGAGIAASSLAAKMMSAAAIANGGGVAAGSLVATLQSVGAAGLSTSSNILLGSVGSAFGALLGGAKAAPSSSPPGGPRAEGDQPGENVPQVEPPKLPLDSEKHEK; encoded by the exons CCCTGGCCGTGGGGGCTGTGCCCGTGGTGCTGGGCGCCATGGGCTTCACCGGGGCAGGAATCGCAGCTTCCTCCTTAGCGGCCAAGATGATGTCAGCGGCCGCCATTGCCAATGGGGGCGGAGTTGCCGCCGGCAGCCTGGTGGCCACTCTCCAGTCCGTGG GGGCAGCTGGACTCTCCACATCATCCAACATCCTCCTGGGCTCCGTCGGATCAGCTTTTGGGGCTTTGCTTGGAGGTGCAAAAGCGgcaccttcttcctctcctccaggtGGACCCAGAGCTGAAGGGGACCAGCCAGGAGAAAACGTACCCCAAGTCGAACCTCCAAAACTCCCACTCGATTCCGAGAAGCATGAGAAATAA